A single region of the Psychrobacter alimentarius genome encodes:
- a CDS encoding trimeric intracellular cation channel family protein, protein MLAIALNPATLITTFDPGSLIYLFDMIGIVACSISGTILAKHKKFDVFGCLLVSIVTAIGGGTVRDVILNRHPLFWMVDMSYLTVITISSLVMQIFFHPNSKRVNKFLRLSDTIGLSAFTLIGIKVADSMGTNVPVALLLGVITIIVGGIIRDMICNEIPLVLQQEIYITAALTGGILYFALHNLGVRDWVTDIATMSTIFTLRMLAIRYDWQFPTLEWKY, encoded by the coding sequence ATGCTGGCTATCGCATTGAATCCTGCAACGCTAATCACCACTTTTGATCCCGGTTCTTTGATATATCTCTTTGACATGATAGGCATTGTGGCTTGTAGCATTTCAGGCACAATATTGGCCAAGCATAAGAAATTCGATGTATTTGGCTGTCTACTTGTCTCCATTGTGACTGCTATCGGTGGTGGGACTGTCCGCGATGTCATTTTAAACCGTCATCCATTATTTTGGATGGTAGACATGAGTTATCTGACGGTCATCACTATTTCTTCATTGGTTATGCAAATATTTTTTCATCCCAATTCCAAACGTGTCAATAAATTCCTTAGATTATCAGATACCATCGGGTTATCTGCTTTTACACTCATTGGTATCAAGGTCGCTGACAGCATGGGAACAAATGTGCCTGTCGCCTTGCTGCTGGGTGTGATTACTATCATCGTGGGTGGCATCATTCGTGACATGATCTGTAATGAGATTCCACTCGTGCTTCAGCAAGAGATTTATATCACTGCAGCATTAACTGGCGGTATTCTCTACTTTGCCCTGCATAATCTTGGTGTAAGAGATTGGGTCACAGATATCGCCACAATGAGTACGATTTTTACTTTACGTATGCTGGCGATACGCTATGACTGGCAGTTTCCAACACTTGAATGGAAATATTAA
- the recJ gene encoding single-stranded-DNA-specific exonuclease RecJ has translation MLNLTPRYTHTRIDELPLALQPLAAQSSTLARLYAGRGITDPLELDTGLSGLLPAEKLHGVIEAVRLLDEAIDEGQRILIVGDFDCDGATSTALMMRALTKMGAVVDFLVPDRFKYGYGLTPEIVELGIKTYQPDMIVTVDNGISSHEGVARAQADGITVIITDHHLTTKETPPAQAVVNPNQLGCGFASKALVGVGVAFYVLGRLAKLRRAEGKSTVQVSQYLDLVALGTIADVGVLDKNNRILVHHGLAAIRQGRCCLGILALLEQAGRDPKKLQAQDFGFVLGPRINAAGRMDNMRIGIECLLTEDWRTAQRLAQELEELNRTRRQVEGEMRAQADSIVQALTETDSNDAAVESNEVDDVIVQPEPKTETINNHKRSIVLYQDDWHQGVIGIVAGRLKESHYLPSIVFAPADTQRTGEDDAIKGSARSIAGVHIRDAIEQVAERHPDLISHFGGHAMAAGLTLKRRNFEAFETAFNDVMAQIDDEIFAEQKFSDGPLQATDFSLWFAEHLADASIWGHGFAPPIFDGVFEVLSFKILKDKHLKLSLRYPDVQYPIEAIYFNFDSSIWDYRTERVHLLFQLDINEWNGKQSLQLMVKDLAVVKTT, from the coding sequence ATGCTAAATTTAACCCCTCGTTATACCCATACTCGCATCGACGAGTTACCGCTCGCATTGCAACCTCTTGCTGCTCAATCATCAACGCTTGCTCGTCTATATGCAGGTCGCGGTATCACCGATCCTTTAGAACTTGATACTGGACTATCTGGATTGTTACCTGCTGAGAAGTTGCACGGTGTTATAGAAGCAGTCCGCTTATTAGATGAAGCAATTGATGAAGGTCAACGCATCTTAATCGTTGGCGACTTTGATTGTGACGGCGCAACCAGTACCGCGCTTATGATGCGCGCACTCACCAAAATGGGTGCTGTGGTTGATTTTTTAGTGCCCGATCGTTTCAAGTATGGCTATGGTCTAACGCCAGAAATTGTTGAGCTGGGTATCAAGACTTATCAGCCAGATATGATAGTGACGGTAGATAACGGTATCTCCAGCCATGAAGGTGTAGCGCGCGCACAAGCGGATGGCATCACCGTTATTATTACTGATCATCATCTGACTACTAAAGAAACACCGCCAGCCCAAGCTGTGGTCAATCCAAATCAGCTTGGTTGTGGTTTTGCTAGTAAAGCACTGGTAGGGGTGGGCGTGGCTTTTTATGTACTTGGACGTCTGGCCAAGTTACGCCGTGCAGAGGGTAAATCTACTGTGCAAGTTAGCCAATATCTAGACTTAGTGGCGCTCGGCACGATCGCCGATGTTGGCGTGCTCGATAAAAATAATCGCATCTTAGTACATCACGGTCTGGCTGCTATTCGCCAAGGTCGCTGTTGCTTAGGTATCTTAGCTCTATTAGAACAAGCAGGTCGCGACCCTAAGAAATTACAGGCACAAGACTTCGGTTTTGTCTTAGGTCCGCGTATCAATGCTGCTGGACGTATGGATAATATGCGTATCGGTATCGAATGCTTATTAACCGAAGACTGGCGTACTGCGCAGCGTTTGGCGCAAGAGCTTGAGGAGTTAAATCGTACTCGTCGTCAGGTAGAAGGGGAGATGCGAGCACAAGCAGATAGTATTGTGCAGGCATTAACTGAAACTGATAGTAATGACGCTGCTGTAGAAAGTAACGAAGTCGATGACGTGATTGTGCAGCCTGAGCCTAAAACAGAAACTATCAACAATCACAAGCGCAGTATTGTTTTATATCAGGACGACTGGCATCAAGGCGTGATTGGTATCGTGGCTGGACGATTAAAAGAAAGTCATTATTTGCCTAGTATTGTCTTTGCTCCAGCGGATACGCAGCGGACGGGCGAAGATGATGCCATCAAAGGCTCAGCACGTTCTATCGCTGGTGTACATATTCGTGATGCGATTGAGCAGGTCGCTGAGCGTCATCCTGATCTTATCAGTCACTTCGGTGGACATGCAATGGCCGCAGGATTGACGCTTAAACGTCGTAACTTCGAAGCATTTGAGACAGCTTTTAATGATGTTATGGCGCAGATAGATGATGAGATTTTTGCAGAACAGAAATTCAGTGATGGGCCGTTGCAGGCAACTGATTTTAGCCTATGGTTTGCTGAGCATTTGGCCGATGCCAGTATTTGGGGTCATGGTTTTGCGCCACCAATATTTGACGGCGTTTTTGAGGTATTGAGTTTTAAGATATTAAAAGATAAGCATCTTAAATTATCACTGCGATATCCTGATGTACAGTATCCGATTGAAGCTATCTATTTTAATTTTGATAGTAGCATTTGGGATTATCGTACCGAACGTGTCCATTTGTTGTTTCAATTGGACATCAATGAATGGAACGGCAAACAAAGCTTACAATTGATGGTCAAAGACTTGGCAGTAGTAAAAACGACTTAA
- the uvrB gene encoding excinuclease ABC subunit UvrB, with protein MRMPEPRSSRQLNQLATQLQGEAEISGVNASGTQISSRAFEMVTDFEPAGDQPQAIEKLVNGINSGMDEQLLLGVTGSGKTYTMAKVISECQRPTIIMAHNKTLAAQLYGEFKSFFPNNAVEYFVSYYDYYQPEAYVAASDTFIEKDSAINDHIDQMRLSATRALLERRDAIIVASVSCIYGLGDPESYLKMLLHVVVGDQIDRTATIKRLVEMQYTRNELDFGRGTYRLRGELLDIYPAESEQLAVRVHLFDNEVEKITWFDPLTGKTVRSVPRITIYPKSHYVTPRNKLEAASHTIREELEPRLEYFRDNNKLIEAQRLKERTQYDLEMIQQLGYCNGIENYSQHLSGRPSGEAPPTLFDYIPEDALLFLDESHVTVSQIGAMYKGDRSRKENLVNYGFRLPSAMNNRPMKFEEWERIKPKTIYVSATPALYELEHSEQVVEQVVRPTGLIDPEIEIRPVLTQVDDVLSEITKRREKDERVLITTLTKRMSEDLTSYLKEYDVKVAYLHSDIDTVERMQIIHELRTGVHDVLVGINLLREGLDMPEVSLVAIFDADKEGFLRSERSLIQTIGRAARHLNGKAILYADRITPSMQKAIDETDRRRDKQIAFNLEHNITPKGARRSITDKIDTGESLDANDNQAIPVKSNLPDVDISILRSPDLLAKEIKRLEKQMQQMSRDLKFEEAAKTRDRVLELKAHLI; from the coding sequence ATGAGAATGCCTGAACCGCGCTCATCGCGTCAGTTAAACCAATTGGCCACTCAGCTACAAGGCGAAGCTGAAATTAGTGGTGTCAATGCGTCAGGGACGCAAATATCAAGTCGTGCCTTTGAGATGGTGACAGATTTTGAGCCAGCAGGCGATCAGCCACAAGCGATTGAGAAGCTTGTGAATGGTATCAATTCTGGCATGGATGAGCAGTTGCTGCTTGGTGTGACTGGCTCTGGTAAAACCTATACGATGGCCAAGGTCATCTCTGAATGTCAGCGTCCAACCATTATCATGGCACACAACAAAACCCTTGCGGCGCAGTTGTATGGCGAGTTTAAATCGTTCTTTCCTAACAATGCAGTTGAGTATTTCGTCAGTTATTATGATTATTATCAACCTGAAGCGTATGTTGCGGCCAGTGATACCTTTATCGAAAAAGACAGTGCCATCAACGATCATATTGATCAGATGCGTCTGTCTGCCACGCGTGCGTTGTTAGAGCGTCGTGATGCGATTATTGTGGCTTCGGTGTCGTGTATCTATGGTTTGGGTGATCCAGAGAGCTATTTAAAAATGCTATTGCACGTTGTGGTTGGCGATCAGATAGATCGTACCGCGACGATTAAGCGTCTGGTTGAGATGCAATATACACGTAACGAGCTGGATTTTGGTCGTGGTACGTATCGTTTGCGCGGTGAGCTGCTTGATATCTATCCGGCTGAGTCGGAGCAGCTGGCGGTGCGTGTGCATTTATTTGACAATGAAGTCGAGAAAATCACTTGGTTTGATCCTTTAACAGGCAAGACGGTACGCAGTGTACCGCGTATTACGATTTATCCCAAATCACATTATGTGACGCCGCGCAATAAACTAGAAGCTGCTAGCCATACAATTCGTGAGGAATTAGAGCCACGATTAGAATATTTCCGTGATAACAATAAACTGATTGAAGCGCAGCGTCTCAAAGAACGTACACAATATGATCTTGAGATGATTCAGCAGCTTGGTTACTGTAACGGTATCGAAAACTACTCGCAGCACCTCTCTGGTCGTCCATCAGGAGAAGCGCCGCCCACCTTGTTTGACTATATTCCCGAAGATGCCTTATTGTTCCTTGATGAATCGCATGTCACTGTCTCACAGATTGGTGCGATGTATAAAGGGGATAGATCGCGTAAAGAGAACTTGGTCAATTATGGCTTTCGTTTGCCAAGTGCGATGAACAACCGCCCGATGAAGTTTGAAGAGTGGGAGCGTATCAAGCCCAAAACCATCTATGTGAGTGCGACACCAGCATTGTATGAGCTAGAACATAGCGAACAGGTGGTCGAGCAGGTAGTACGTCCAACCGGTTTGATTGACCCTGAGATTGAAATTCGTCCTGTTTTGACGCAAGTGGATGATGTACTGTCAGAGATTACCAAGCGCCGCGAAAAAGATGAGCGTGTATTGATTACGACACTCACCAAGCGTATGTCAGAGGATTTGACCAGTTATCTTAAAGAATATGATGTCAAAGTGGCTTATTTGCATTCGGACATTGATACGGTTGAGCGTATGCAGATTATCCACGAGCTACGTACTGGTGTGCACGATGTCTTGGTTGGTATCAACCTTTTACGTGAAGGTTTGGATATGCCTGAAGTGTCACTGGTTGCTATATTTGATGCTGATAAAGAAGGCTTTTTGCGCTCTGAGCGCTCACTTATTCAGACGATTGGTCGTGCAGCGCGTCACTTGAATGGTAAAGCCATTTTGTACGCCGATCGCATTACTCCAAGTATGCAAAAGGCCATAGACGAAACCGATCGTCGCCGTGATAAGCAGATTGCTTTCAACCTTGAGCATAACATCACGCCAAAAGGCGCACGCCGTAGTATTACGGATAAGATTGATACGGGCGAGAGCTTGGATGCCAATGATAATCAGGCCATTCCGGTTAAGAGTAATTTACCTGATGTGGATATCAGTATTTTACGTAGCCCAGATTTGCTTGCCAAAGAGATTAAACGTTTAGAGAAGCAAATGCAGCAAATGTCTCGTGACTTGAAGTTTGAGGAAGCGGCAAAAACTCGTGATAGAGTGCTTGAGCTTAAAGCGCATTTGATTTAA
- a CDS encoding cation diffusion facilitator family transporter has product MSVRSSKNNSRRSASVQPISRGVRGPNKISNHSSDNEDTQHSSSLITVLIAVGANVIIAIAKTIAAFMTGSASMIAESAHSWADAGNGTLLIVAEKKAVKPADVSHPLGYGKESYVWSMIAAFGVFMAGSIVSIYTGITEWNAAESETNYTIGFIVLAVAFLLEGFSLVQAYLQSKKHGQAMNISAIGYVVSTSNPTLRGVFFEDLAAVTGLVIAAAAMGMHAYTGEPFWDALGSIIVGLLLGAVAIFLISRNRDFLVGYKVSKKIHDYALNELLTHPDIDSVSYLHLEWVGPKKIFMVAAVDIAGNQKEKELAQKFEDIENQFRANPLFQEAILTLSVPNADVLVLEENLVTQ; this is encoded by the coding sequence ATGAGTGTAAGATCATCAAAAAACAATTCACGCCGTTCTGCGTCCGTTCAACCAATATCGCGCGGTGTACGCGGTCCTAATAAAATTAGCAACCACTCTAGTGACAATGAAGACACGCAACATTCTAGCTCGTTGATTACTGTATTAATTGCCGTCGGGGCAAACGTTATTATTGCGATTGCAAAAACAATAGCCGCATTTATGACAGGTTCTGCTTCTATGATTGCAGAATCTGCGCATTCTTGGGCAGATGCAGGCAATGGTACATTACTGATTGTTGCCGAAAAAAAGGCAGTAAAACCTGCTGATGTGAGTCATCCCTTGGGTTATGGTAAGGAGTCGTATGTCTGGTCGATGATTGCAGCTTTCGGTGTATTTATGGCAGGCTCTATCGTCTCCATTTATACGGGTATCACCGAGTGGAACGCAGCGGAGAGTGAGACTAACTATACTATCGGATTTATTGTATTGGCGGTCGCCTTTCTACTGGAAGGGTTTTCGCTTGTCCAAGCGTACCTACAAAGCAAGAAACATGGTCAGGCTATGAATATTAGCGCTATTGGTTACGTAGTTAGTACTTCAAACCCAACATTGCGTGGGGTGTTTTTTGAGGATTTGGCCGCAGTGACAGGTTTGGTCATTGCAGCAGCAGCAATGGGTATGCATGCTTATACAGGTGAGCCATTTTGGGATGCATTAGGCTCTATCATCGTCGGACTACTATTGGGTGCAGTGGCTATCTTTTTAATCAGCCGCAATAGAGATTTTTTGGTCGGGTATAAGGTGTCTAAAAAAATACATGATTATGCCTTGAATGAGTTACTTACTCATCCAGACATAGACAGTGTGTCGTATCTACATTTAGAATGGGTAGGGCCTAAAAAAATATTTATGGTGGCAGCAGTAGATATCGCTGGTAATCAAAAAGAAAAAGAGCTTGCACAAAAATTTGAAGACATAGAAAACCAGTTTCGTGCTAACCCCTTGTTTCAAGAGGCGATCTTAACGCTATCAGTGCCCAATGCAGACGTACTGGTTCTAGAAGAAAATCTGGTGACTCAATAG
- a CDS encoding trimeric intracellular cation channel family protein: MGNALIFPDILLYLLDMVGVIACAIAGTLLAQHKGLDISGCVLVSMVNAIGGGTLRDMALDRHPLFWMTDLNYVIVITATSLILQMFFHLYHKIDNALKLFDAIGLAAFSVIGFKIALTQDMAPLIAIMMGVWTAIIGGLLRDIICNEIPLVLQREIYITASIAGSVTYLLLQRLGIDSGINEFIMLFVIFAIRMLALKFDWHLPSIRLVA; this comes from the coding sequence ATGGGCAATGCTTTAATTTTTCCAGATATTTTATTATATTTACTAGATATGGTTGGTGTGATCGCTTGCGCCATCGCAGGGACATTGCTGGCACAGCATAAAGGCTTAGACATTTCTGGCTGTGTATTGGTATCAATGGTCAATGCCATTGGCGGCGGTACGCTACGTGATATGGCGCTGGACCGTCACCCCTTATTTTGGATGACAGATCTCAATTATGTGATTGTAATTACCGCGACCTCTCTTATTTTACAAATGTTCTTTCATCTGTATCATAAGATTGATAACGCGCTTAAGCTTTTTGATGCGATTGGGCTGGCTGCCTTCAGTGTGATTGGTTTTAAGATCGCCTTGACGCAGGATATGGCTCCTCTCATTGCTATTATGATGGGTGTTTGGACAGCCATTATTGGTGGATTACTACGTGATATCATCTGTAACGAGATTCCACTCGTGCTACAGCGTGAAATCTACATTACTGCCAGTATTGCTGGTTCTGTGACGTATTTACTTTTACAACGTTTAGGTATCGACTCTGGTATCAATGAATTTATTATGCTGTTTGTTATCTTTGCTATACGTATGTTGGCACTGAAGTTCGATTGGCATTTACCGTCTATTCGCCTCGTTGCCTAG
- the dps gene encoding DNA starvation/stationary phase protection protein Dps translates to MRERFASGISDDTAKKMIDLLNANLANVIDLTLDGKQCHWNLQGTGFIGVHQLLDDTADRIREVSDMIAERIVILGGQPNGLASRVAKDSILDDYPTDITEVDQHVREITSRYKKVAETLRKAIDTAGDAGDEDTADLLTEASRIIDKDAWFIGANAPKK, encoded by the coding sequence ATGAGAGAACGTTTCGCAAGTGGAATTTCAGACGATACCGCCAAAAAAATGATTGATCTATTGAATGCAAACTTAGCCAATGTTATTGATTTAACCTTAGATGGTAAGCAATGTCATTGGAACCTACAGGGCACTGGATTTATCGGTGTGCATCAATTGTTAGACGACACAGCAGATCGTATTCGTGAAGTATCGGACATGATTGCTGAGCGTATTGTTATTCTGGGCGGTCAGCCAAACGGTCTAGCCAGTCGAGTAGCTAAAGATTCTATTTTAGACGATTATCCAACTGATATCACTGAAGTGGATCAGCATGTTCGTGAAATCACTAGCCGCTATAAAAAAGTAGCTGAGACTCTACGTAAAGCTATCGACACTGCAGGCGATGCAGGTGACGAAGATACCGCTGATCTATTAACAGAAGCCAGCCGTATTATCGATAAAGACGCATGGTTCATTGGTGCGAATGCTCCAAAGAAATAA
- a CDS encoding DUF697 domain-containing protein, with amino-acid sequence MKTTPLAEKLPDTIDPNLDLEQVKKECQKLVKKRAKISAGVAIVPVPFFDVAVDAGMLTQLVPEISERFGLIEGRQSAIDLQSRAVHWSALKDRTVDFAGLMATRGIVKKTIQGFGGRIAAKQVTKFVPLGGQLVAATMGYTIFKKIANDHINECYKLAKDIQQKQHSKNV; translated from the coding sequence ATGAAAACTACACCACTTGCTGAAAAACTACCAGATACTATTGACCCAAACTTAGATCTTGAACAAGTAAAAAAAGAATGTCAGAAGCTGGTAAAAAAGCGCGCTAAGATATCTGCCGGTGTAGCTATCGTCCCTGTTCCGTTTTTTGACGTTGCAGTTGATGCTGGTATGCTTACGCAGTTGGTGCCTGAAATCAGTGAGCGTTTTGGTTTGATTGAAGGCCGCCAATCAGCAATCGATTTGCAATCTAGAGCTGTACATTGGAGTGCATTAAAAGACCGCACGGTAGATTTTGCTGGACTTATGGCAACTCGCGGTATTGTTAAGAAAACCATCCAAGGCTTTGGTGGTCGTATCGCAGCCAAGCAAGTTACCAAATTTGTTCCTCTTGGTGGACAGTTAGTTGCAGCAACAATGGGTTATACTATCTTCAAGAAAATCGCAAACGATCATATCAATGAGTGCTATAAACTGGCCAAAGACATTCAACAAAAACAACACAGTAAGAATGTCTAA
- a CDS encoding multidrug resistance efflux transporter family protein: MVKLILLGLLAGAFFSSTFILNELMSAAGGNWFWSASMRYVFMLLIVTAIIAMQHGADRIKELMTIFCQHWVFWCITGSIGFGVFYTGICYAADHVAGWVVAATFMFTVVTSLLVLVAFGQRFDKKFIAYALLVFVGVAMVNVSEGMHAASALDANAASMKDMLLYGALPALIAAFSYPIGNQLVWQVSYNNRKQRADLLSSQDGHTSQNDMHEDTNALITEAPVLSMDTNYTADDSLNVNHTSPPASASFLQTLIARIPAIETNLLQNAFNKVWLMTLGSLPFWLLLGLIIRPDMPDTSQLFNTLLVALLAGVGATSIFLYAREKAETSSEVAGVDATQASEVIFALIGGMLLLNNSIPPAMGLLGIGLIIVGLILFAKDG, from the coding sequence ATGGTCAAACTAATTTTATTGGGCTTATTAGCGGGCGCATTTTTTAGCTCGACATTTATTTTAAACGAGCTAATGAGCGCGGCTGGTGGGAATTGGTTTTGGTCAGCCAGTATGCGCTATGTGTTTATGTTGCTGATTGTCACTGCCATCATTGCTATGCAGCACGGCGCTGACCGTATCAAAGAACTCATGACTATTTTTTGTCAGCACTGGGTATTTTGGTGTATTACGGGCAGTATTGGCTTTGGGGTATTTTATACAGGTATTTGCTATGCAGCCGATCATGTTGCAGGGTGGGTCGTTGCCGCTACCTTTATGTTTACTGTCGTAACGAGTTTGCTAGTATTAGTAGCATTTGGACAGCGCTTTGATAAAAAGTTCATTGCGTATGCGCTACTGGTATTCGTTGGTGTGGCCATGGTCAATGTTAGTGAAGGCATGCATGCTGCTTCTGCTTTAGATGCGAATGCCGCATCTATGAAAGATATGCTTCTTTATGGTGCCTTACCGGCGCTGATTGCCGCCTTTAGTTACCCTATTGGTAATCAGCTGGTTTGGCAGGTGTCTTATAACAATCGTAAGCAGCGTGCTGACTTATTATCGAGCCAAGACGGTCATACTTCACAAAATGACATGCATGAGGACACAAACGCTTTGATTACAGAAGCGCCTGTCTTATCAATGGATACGAATTATACGGCAGACGATAGTTTAAACGTCAATCATACCAGCCCGCCCGCTTCTGCTTCATTTTTGCAAACCCTTATTGCCCGCATACCTGCTATCGAAACCAACTTACTACAGAATGCTTTTAACAAAGTATGGCTAATGACACTCGGAAGTTTGCCATTTTGGCTACTCTTAGGTCTTATCATTCGTCCTGATATGCCAGACACTTCGCAGTTATTCAATACGTTGCTTGTCGCTTTGTTAGCAGGTGTTGGCGCTACTAGTATCTTCTTGTATGCACGTGAAAAAGCAGAAACGTCTAGTGAGGTAGCTGGCGTGGATGCGACACAAGCCAGTGAAGTCATATTTGCTTTGATTGGCGGGATGTTGTTGCTGAATAATTCTATACCACCAGCAATGGGTTTACTGGGTATTGGATTGATTATCGTTGGACTAATCCTGTTTGCCAAAGATGGTTAA